One Bacteroidota bacterium genomic window carries:
- a CDS encoding B12-binding domain-containing radical SAM protein, which translates to MSKVILFNPRSANSKHRIPNSVLQVAASIDAEREWVIVDGNREVDPWPKIKALLETGEYGYFGSTVMPGPQLRQAIPISRDIRRLFPSVKIIWGGYFASNQNASVLASGYVDFVINGPGDVAFPELLRCIESGGEPSLIPNLIYLRDGMPFQTHKGALLDMDTLPPLPYEKLGTMYDMKGYLPKTWFGNQTIAYHASFGCPFTCSFCAVVPIYNAKWKGRSAKGIYNDILRFRERFGGDSIEFHDNNFFTSRKRTVEFAQLMLNEGMVWWGEGRIDTMDKYSDEDLALMRASGCKMIFFGAETGNDEILAQMDKGGTQTAAQIKEFAARLGRLDIVPEYSFVLGMPAATPELVMKQIDDDIAFIRTIKEINPQAEIIIYVYSPVPTEGSELYEQVKAAGFDFPERLEDWLMPAWEKFDLRKNPLTPWLTAAMVDKIKNFETVLHARYPSNSDTKLTRFQRRTMHLLAGPRYRTGVYTLPYELKVLQKFWLRYRQPEIEGF; encoded by the coding sequence GTGAGTAAAGTCATCCTCTTCAACCCGCGTTCTGCCAATTCCAAGCATCGGATACCCAATTCGGTGTTGCAGGTCGCTGCTTCCATCGATGCGGAGCGGGAATGGGTAATCGTGGACGGCAACCGCGAGGTCGATCCTTGGCCCAAAATCAAAGCGCTGCTGGAAACTGGCGAATACGGCTATTTTGGCTCCACGGTGATGCCCGGACCGCAATTGCGGCAGGCCATTCCGATCTCACGGGACATTCGGCGGCTTTTTCCATCGGTCAAAATTATCTGGGGTGGCTACTTCGCTTCGAATCAAAATGCCTCCGTTCTGGCATCGGGTTACGTCGATTTTGTGATCAATGGCCCGGGCGACGTCGCATTCCCCGAATTGCTGCGCTGCATTGAATCCGGCGGCGAGCCTTCCTTGATTCCCAACCTGATTTATCTCCGTGACGGCATGCCATTTCAGACCCACAAGGGCGCGCTGCTCGACATGGACACCTTGCCGCCCTTGCCTTACGAAAAGCTGGGGACGATGTATGACATGAAGGGCTACCTGCCTAAGACATGGTTTGGGAATCAGACGATTGCCTACCATGCCAGTTTCGGATGCCCGTTTACCTGCTCATTTTGCGCCGTTGTTCCGATCTACAACGCCAAGTGGAAGGGCCGTTCTGCGAAGGGGATTTACAACGATATCCTCCGTTTCCGGGAGCGGTTTGGCGGGGATTCGATTGAGTTTCATGACAATAACTTCTTCACTTCCCGCAAACGCACCGTCGAATTTGCGCAATTGATGCTGAACGAAGGCATGGTTTGGTGGGGCGAAGGCCGCATTGACACCATGGACAAATACAGCGACGAAGACCTCGCGCTCATGCGCGCTTCCGGCTGCAAAATGATTTTCTTCGGCGCTGAAACAGGCAACGACGAAATTCTGGCCCAAATGGACAAAGGTGGAACCCAAACCGCCGCCCAGATCAAGGAATTCGCTGCCCGCCTCGGCAGGCTCGACATCGTCCCCGAATATTCATTCGTACTTGGGATGCCCGCCGCAACTCCGGAATTGGTGATGAAGCAAATTGACGACGACATTGCCTTCATTCGCACGATCAAGGAAATCAACCCGCAGGCGGAGATCATCATTTATGTCTACAGCCCCGTGCCGACCGAAGGTTCAGAACTCTATGAGCAGGTCAAGGCAGCAGGTTTTGACTTTCCGGAGCGCCTTGAAGACTGGTTGATGCCGGCTTGGGAAAAGTTTGACCTGCGCAAAAATCCGCTGACACCTTGGTTGACGGCGGCGATGGTGGACAAGATCAAAAACTTTGAAACGGTGTTGCATGCGCGTTATCCGAGCAATTCAGATACCAAGCTCACGCGTTTTCAGCGCCGCACGATGCACCTGTTGGCAGGTCCGCGCTACCGCACGGGCGTATACACCTTGCCCTATGAGTTGAAGGTATTGCAAAAATTCTGGCTGCGCTACCGTCAGCCGGAAATCGAGGGCTTCTGA
- a CDS encoding radical SAM protein, with protein sequence MVKKTFRKLNIHLRPQKLAFGPKWIVLGVNNICNMSCKMCDVGVGYEGSNFYANLMGAKPINMPMELAERIFQQTALHFPGTKIGYAFTEPIIYPHLVESLAVADRLGLYTSITTNALKLRNLAAELAEAGLDDIFISLDGPADVHNEIRGNKKSFEWAVEGMEKVFALPGRKPKISIYCTITEWNIGRLREFMGYFKGMPLAAMGFMHTNFVPNDVADRHNAVYAGKYPATASNMELIDISKMDLPLLWEEINGIKAMDKSFPVSFSPNFKDFAAMEHYYSKPGEIIGKICNDAFQMMMIKSDGTVIPAHGRCYQHTVGNLYTENLAEIWNSAAFGTFRKDLMTAGGLLPACARCCSAF encoded by the coding sequence ATGGTCAAAAAGACATTCAGGAAACTCAATATCCACCTTCGGCCGCAGAAACTTGCTTTCGGGCCCAAATGGATTGTGTTGGGCGTGAACAACATCTGCAACATGAGCTGCAAGATGTGTGATGTTGGTGTGGGCTATGAGGGCAGCAATTTTTACGCGAATCTCATGGGTGCAAAGCCGATCAACATGCCCATGGAACTCGCAGAACGCATTTTCCAGCAAACGGCCTTGCATTTTCCCGGCACCAAAATCGGCTACGCCTTTACTGAACCCATCATTTATCCGCATCTCGTGGAATCCTTGGCCGTTGCAGACCGGTTGGGACTCTATACGTCGATCACCACCAACGCGCTCAAGCTCAGAAACTTGGCAGCGGAACTCGCGGAAGCGGGCCTGGATGACATTTTCATTTCGCTGGATGGCCCTGCCGATGTGCACAATGAAATTCGCGGCAACAAAAAGTCGTTTGAATGGGCCGTCGAAGGAATGGAAAAGGTCTTCGCTTTGCCTGGACGAAAGCCCAAAATCTCCATTTACTGCACCATTACCGAATGGAACATTGGGCGATTGCGTGAGTTTATGGGCTATTTCAAGGGCATGCCCTTGGCCGCGATGGGCTTTATGCACACCAATTTCGTCCCGAACGATGTCGCCGATCGTCACAATGCGGTGTATGCGGGAAAATATCCCGCTACCGCGAGCAACATGGAGTTGATCGACATCTCCAAAATGGATTTGCCGCTGTTGTGGGAGGAAATCAATGGCATCAAGGCCATGGACAAGTCATTTCCCGTTTCATTCTCCCCGAATTTCAAGGATTTTGCCGCGATGGAACATTATTACAGCAAGCCTGGCGAGATCATCGGGAAGATCTGCAACGATGCTTTTCAAATGATGATGATCAAAAGTGACGGCACCGTGATTCCTGCCCACGGGCGCTGCTATCAACATACTGTCGGCAATCTGTACACTGAAAACCTTGCCGAAATCTGGAATTCCGCTGCTTTCGGGACCTTCCGAAAGGACTTGATGACGGCTGGAGGATTGCTTCCTGCCTGCGCGAGATGTTGTTCGGCGTTTTGA
- a CDS encoding polysaccharide biosynthesis C-terminal domain-containing protein, with the protein MLKRLLNVGWSAALNMLPTLTNLVAAWLILRLAGDGIWGEFVAIQLLIGLGLHVMAWGNRDYLMRVFSVEKDNPVEVWRQVLFSRGVMLFMAMPVFLLTYPSQTAVLLLLWLFFGFLRQSFDVVLTFRREFAFGALTELASSLFLLGWIYVDAEKSTVESLIMGSMLAQSVRLLPFLLRYGGEFLLGAVPKIRFGYFQLALPFFLLGFAGLLIMRLDLYCLLANAGPGKAISKAEIGHYQVWTGLLIYLQSFSAFILLPLMKFVYRLPLRSIWKLAFRMGLWGMLAAAAGLPVVWLLLTYWYQIPMPLEMFGLAIPYIVVVYFMAPLVLYLYKRQCQQQVLMANGAAILLNFGFSILLIPRWGIFGAMVAGVAGQMLLIALVVAFVQRYGKQR; encoded by the coding sequence ATGCTTAAACGGCTGCTGAATGTCGGCTGGAGCGCGGCGCTGAACATGTTGCCGACGCTCACCAACTTGGTGGCAGCTTGGCTTATCCTTCGCCTTGCCGGCGATGGCATTTGGGGCGAATTTGTAGCTATTCAATTGTTGATCGGGCTCGGGCTGCATGTCATGGCTTGGGGAAACCGCGACTATTTGATGCGGGTATTTTCAGTCGAAAAGGACAATCCTGTTGAGGTTTGGCGCCAAGTTTTATTCAGCCGCGGCGTCATGCTTTTCATGGCAATGCCCGTTTTTTTGCTGACGTATCCATCGCAGACAGCTGTTTTGCTGTTGCTCTGGCTATTTTTTGGATTTTTGCGCCAATCCTTTGATGTCGTGCTCACATTCCGGAGGGAATTTGCCTTCGGAGCCCTCACAGAATTGGCATCGAGCCTGTTTTTGTTGGGTTGGATCTACGTGGATGCTGAAAAGTCGACGGTTGAATCCTTGATCATGGGTTCGATGTTGGCACAATCCGTCCGTTTGCTGCCTTTTTTGCTTCGATATGGTGGTGAATTTCTTCTGGGTGCTGTTCCCAAGATTCGATTTGGGTATTTTCAGTTGGCATTGCCGTTTTTTTTGCTCGGATTTGCAGGGTTGCTGATCATGCGGCTGGATTTGTATTGTTTGTTGGCGAATGCGGGGCCTGGAAAAGCAATTTCGAAGGCCGAAATCGGCCATTACCAAGTTTGGACCGGATTGCTGATCTATTTGCAGAGTTTTTCAGCCTTCATTCTCCTGCCGCTGATGAAATTTGTGTACCGCCTTCCGCTTCGATCGATTTGGAAACTGGCCTTCCGCATGGGACTTTGGGGAATGTTGGCCGCCGCAGCAGGATTGCCGGTTGTTTGGCTGCTGCTCACTTATTGGTATCAAATTCCGATGCCGCTGGAAATGTTCGGCTTGGCCATACCTTATATAGTGGTGGTGTATTTCATGGCGCCTTTGGTTTTGTACCTTTACAAACGGCAATGCCAACAGCAGGTTTTGATGGCCAATGGCGCCGCCATTTTGCTCAATTTTGGTTTCAGCATTTTGTTGATTCCGCGTTGGGGTATCTTTGGGGCCATGGTTGCCGGCGTTGCCGGGCAAATGCTGTTGATCGCTTTGGTTGTAGCTTTTGTGCAGCGTTACGGGAAGCAACGATAA
- a CDS encoding glycosyltransferase produces the protein MSSTKHIVFVTPGFAKSESDSVCTPYLQDYFRALKSARPDWRISIVAMQYPYQKGSYTWEGITVQAIGGKNRRLSKPWVWKRTAKAIQSLHNVQPIDVMHSFWLTEATQVASKVASKLGIQHFASAMGQDVGTKNRQLKRLPFDKMKVIAISEFNAELVKKAIGREADAMIPFAVAEADIDRTNNADRPIDVLVVGSLIPVKRYERILRIVKMVSELHPNIHVEVIGSGPERAKMERLAAALGIQDKVQFLGELPRAAVLAKMSQAKVFLHASAMEGTGLVLLEALGRGAHVVTSAVGVGASLPASVAADKSAVSDATFVLYEATLNFLKHPVDAQPRVPFPMAKMVADHLQCYGIDA, from the coding sequence ATGTCATCGACTAAACACATCGTTTTTGTCACCCCAGGATTCGCGAAAAGCGAATCCGACAGCGTCTGCACGCCTTACCTGCAGGACTATTTCCGCGCATTGAAGTCTGCGCGACCTGATTGGCGGATTTCCATCGTCGCGATGCAATATCCTTACCAAAAGGGCAGTTACACGTGGGAGGGGATCACCGTGCAGGCGATCGGCGGCAAAAACAGAAGGCTTTCCAAACCTTGGGTTTGGAAGCGGACCGCGAAGGCGATTCAATCCTTGCACAACGTGCAACCGATCGACGTGATGCACAGTTTCTGGCTCACGGAAGCAACGCAAGTCGCAAGTAAAGTGGCTTCCAAGCTCGGAATTCAACATTTTGCTTCAGCAATGGGGCAGGATGTCGGAACCAAAAACCGGCAGTTGAAACGGCTGCCCTTCGACAAAATGAAGGTCATCGCCATCAGTGAATTCAATGCGGAACTGGTCAAAAAGGCAATTGGCCGGGAGGCGGATGCGATGATTCCCTTTGCGGTCGCTGAGGCCGACATTGACCGCACAAACAATGCCGATCGCCCCATCGATGTGCTTGTAGTGGGAAGTTTGATCCCTGTGAAGCGTTACGAAAGGATTTTGCGGATCGTGAAGATGGTCAGTGAGTTACATCCGAATATCCACGTTGAAGTCATCGGTTCAGGTCCCGAACGCGCCAAAATGGAGCGCTTGGCGGCTGCGTTGGGCATTCAAGACAAGGTTCAATTTCTGGGAGAATTGCCGCGTGCGGCGGTATTGGCCAAAATGAGTCAAGCCAAGGTTTTCCTGCATGCAAGTGCCATGGAAGGGACGGGCTTGGTGCTTTTGGAGGCACTCGGGCGCGGCGCGCACGTGGTCACGTCAGCCGTAGGCGTGGGCGCGAGCCTGCCCGCGAGCGTCGCTGCCGACAAGTCGGCCGTGTCGGATGCGACCTTTGTCTTGTATGAGGCAACGTTGAATTTTTTGAAACATCCCGTGGATGCACAACCCCGCGTCCCGTTTCCGATGGCTAAAATGGTCGCCGATCACCTTCAATGCTACGGAATCGATGCTTAA
- a CDS encoding glycosyltransferase family 39 protein, which produces MPWFWAGLLLGGLALLTTVAGYDGLYGQDAYAHLNYAIDIQEFWRSGTPLGSYQWPRLYAFLGALWPWGDPRCWMQFLSMAGAALTLAMLIKILQRSLPEARWVPALTFSFVGLSPLLVRNSLSVMADAPALGVMTAALWLGMQYQESGKPLKLLGAALLAGAAILLRYPVALALFFPVLSWLWSAIRRRDLSGLSLFLPVMMVAALPQLLLPEAAGEGLSQPFQHQHFIQWTPTNYFGRDFVQKDGHNVYPIFNLAAVLGIFWHPRYLGLGLLGVLGWFFRRNASVQPMFWIACGAIVVNVLFLAGIPFQNPRFLLPILPFVAILLATSWDFGFQRLFPSRRMQQIAFLGILTVQVGLCLWSSKLPFAVSANEKMIAADLKAIPNQGQRLYELSFEAMLKARNVPLQEVNMWYGPLEPPQKGDLVLFNLKAFEGQFKGMWPMKNWEMLGQNHTLRVQQEWKEGWKLYVID; this is translated from the coding sequence ATGCCCTGGTTTTGGGCCGGATTGCTCTTGGGAGGTTTGGCTTTGCTGACCACGGTGGCGGGCTACGATGGCCTCTACGGACAGGATGCGTACGCGCACCTGAATTATGCCATTGATATTCAGGAGTTTTGGCGAAGCGGAACGCCGTTGGGCAGCTATCAATGGCCGCGCTTGTATGCCTTTTTGGGAGCACTTTGGCCTTGGGGCGATCCGCGGTGCTGGATGCAATTCCTGTCGATGGCGGGAGCTGCATTGACCTTGGCGATGTTGATCAAAATTTTGCAACGGTCGCTTCCGGAGGCCCGATGGGTTCCCGCCTTGACCTTCTCCTTTGTCGGATTGTCGCCATTGTTGGTGCGTAACAGCTTGTCTGTCATGGCGGATGCACCTGCGTTGGGCGTGATGACGGCTGCGCTTTGGCTGGGAATGCAGTATCAAGAAAGCGGCAAGCCGCTCAAATTGCTCGGTGCAGCCCTGCTTGCCGGTGCTGCCATTCTGCTGCGTTATCCCGTGGCACTCGCCTTGTTCTTTCCCGTCCTCAGCTGGCTTTGGTCGGCAATTCGGCGAAGGGATTTGTCGGGATTGTCTTTGTTTCTACCCGTGATGATGGTGGCGGCGCTGCCGCAATTGTTGTTGCCCGAGGCCGCGGGAGAAGGTCTTTCGCAGCCGTTTCAGCATCAGCATTTTATTCAATGGACGCCTACCAACTATTTCGGACGGGATTTTGTCCAAAAAGATGGGCACAATGTGTACCCGATCTTCAATTTGGCTGCAGTGTTGGGTATTTTCTGGCATCCTCGTTATCTTGGACTGGGGTTGCTGGGTGTATTGGGGTGGTTTTTTCGAAGAAATGCCAGTGTACAACCCATGTTTTGGATTGCATGTGGCGCAATCGTGGTCAATGTCCTCTTTTTGGCCGGAATTCCATTCCAGAACCCGCGGTTTCTGTTGCCCATTCTGCCTTTTGTGGCGATTTTGTTGGCTACAAGTTGGGATTTTGGCTTTCAGCGCCTGTTTCCATCCCGTCGAATGCAGCAAATTGCCTTTTTGGGGATTTTGACCGTCCAAGTCGGGCTCTGTTTGTGGTCGAGCAAATTGCCATTCGCCGTCAGTGCCAATGAAAAAATGATTGCCGCTGATTTGAAAGCCATTCCCAACCAAGGTCAGCGCCTCTACGAATTGAGTTTTGAAGCCATGCTCAAAGCCCGCAATGTACCGCTTCAGGAAGTAAATATGTGGTACGGGCCACTCGAGCCGCCGCAAAAGGGTGATTTGGTCCTTTTTAACCTCAAGGCCTTCGAAGGGCAGTTTAAAGGGATGTGGCCGATGAAAAATTGGGAAATGCTCGGGCAAAACCATACGTTGCGCGTTCAACAAGAGTGGAAGGAGGGCTGGAAACTGTATGTCATCGACTAA
- a CDS encoding cupin domain-containing protein, which produces MKRWISLGFLFALIGCTFLPAQMPFQSQAKAIQPDTTFDNVLVKRIFGDDKASGFVIWIKQRVPAHYHAAHSETVMILEGKAEMTLGDQRLSIRKGDIFFIPKGTAHSVKVKKGILKVLSIQAPEFDGTDRVMVKEN; this is translated from the coding sequence ATGAAACGTTGGATAAGTCTCGGATTCCTTTTTGCCCTGATCGGATGCACTTTTCTTCCTGCCCAAATGCCCTTCCAAAGTCAGGCAAAGGCCATTCAGCCGGATACGACCTTTGACAATGTGCTGGTCAAGCGCATCTTTGGTGACGACAAGGCCTCCGGATTCGTCATTTGGATCAAGCAGCGGGTGCCCGCGCATTACCATGCTGCCCACAGCGAAACCGTGATGATCCTGGAAGGCAAGGCCGAAATGACCCTGGGCGACCAACGACTTTCCATCAGGAAGGGCGACATTTTTTTCATTCCCAAGGGAACAGCACATTCCGTGAAGGTCAAAAAGGGCATCCTCAAGGTGCTTTCCATTCAAGCACCCGAGTTTGACGGAACGGACCGCGTGATGGTCAAAGAAAATTAG
- a CDS encoding DUF2752 domain-containing protein: MANFSNGWMLPCPVKAGLGIDCPGCGFQRAFFALLQGDFAESWHDYPPLIPFLVTLIVLLVALKTKSRFRMPALVASLTVTCVAIFVNYAFKMY; encoded by the coding sequence ATGGCAAATTTCTCGAATGGTTGGATGCTCCCTTGTCCTGTGAAGGCTGGGTTGGGCATTGACTGTCCGGGTTGTGGTTTCCAACGTGCGTTTTTTGCGTTGCTGCAGGGTGATTTTGCCGAATCCTGGCATGATTATCCGCCGTTGATTCCTTTTTTGGTGACCCTGATCGTTTTGCTCGTCGCATTGAAAACAAAGTCCCGTTTCCGAATGCCCGCTCTTGTGGCTTCTCTAACAGTGACTTGCGTCGCGATTTTCGTCAACTATGCCTTCAAAATGTATTGA
- a CDS encoding T9SS type A sorting domain-containing protein produces the protein MNTQLGGQSGCVRSNFYRGEIVPSNGAAPLSVSPYSPGEYFRMPVLAGGCYTVSTCGAPFDTQINIFEGNATTGPFAYDDDSGPLCGGLTASCSMVPNFTDYARVDVRQYSCQPGGSSSITITVQQNNNLSITSSSTSLCQGQTRALTATPAAVTGALPNSGSAGVFSGTGVSGTVFTAPVPGGNNQNYTITYSFGYVSTTQQITVFHAPSTAAAGANQTVCAGSTALAANNPAFGTGTWTVVNGTGTVTNPASPTSAVTGLTPGQSTALVWTISNGPCTSTRDTVVIFRDVDPTVANAGPDQSVCDSVITLGGNAAVVGAGNWTLIAGTGAISNAANPNSAVTGLGVGANSFVWTITNGVCLSTSDTVTFTRDAVAPAALAGPDKDICESFTTLTGNIPAYGQGTWTILSGSGVVTTPNSPNSTITSINTGTTVLTWTISNGTCPPKSDTMEITRSALPNPPTVTGNQAVCYGESVTLTGSSTANNPSYVWWDAPAGGNAIAGGPTYTSPPLASALVVYLEVTDGTTQCPSTRTQYNVNVNPLPIIALGNDTTFCDSDSICLDAGAGMNSYQWNNGSTSRIVCTNLSGLYWVEVLDGNGCFGTDTVQLTAVTAPVVSLGPDLTLCNGNASTIGVPSVPGETYAWSTGDTTQSISVSANGTYTITVTNGIGCSTSDDVVVTALVTPGAGFSIDTSNCPQITFNDNSTNAVNWSWSFGDGSNSTTTSPSYSYQASGNGTYTVTLVVSGPCGADTTTQSITIDCVVGISMPSNLSITVYPNPNDGLFKVRFQGLEEPAFLNVFNELGQEVYSKEVEGCTGECDEMVNLQGAAAGVYFAKIKVGDAVVSKRVIIR, from the coding sequence GTGAATACGCAACTGGGAGGACAGTCTGGATGCGTTCGCAGCAATTTCTACCGCGGCGAAATCGTGCCTTCCAATGGAGCGGCACCACTTTCAGTGAGCCCATACAGCCCGGGGGAGTATTTCAGAATGCCTGTTCTGGCGGGAGGTTGCTATACGGTTAGCACGTGCGGAGCACCTTTTGATACGCAGATCAACATCTTTGAAGGCAATGCCACTACGGGACCTTTTGCCTATGATGACGACAGTGGCCCACTTTGCGGTGGATTGACGGCCTCCTGCTCGATGGTGCCTAACTTTACTGACTATGCCCGCGTCGATGTACGTCAATACTCCTGTCAGCCTGGCGGATCTTCCTCGATCACGATCACAGTGCAGCAAAACAACAACTTGTCCATCACATCCTCATCCACGAGTCTTTGCCAAGGTCAAACACGCGCATTGACTGCCACCCCTGCAGCGGTGACAGGCGCATTGCCAAATTCAGGAAGCGCTGGCGTTTTCTCGGGTACAGGAGTTTCAGGAACCGTTTTCACTGCGCCTGTCCCTGGAGGCAACAACCAGAACTATACCATTACCTATTCTTTCGGATATGTTTCCACCACGCAGCAAATCACTGTTTTCCATGCCCCAAGTACTGCGGCAGCAGGAGCAAATCAGACGGTTTGCGCAGGTAGCACCGCATTGGCTGCCAACAATCCAGCGTTTGGAACAGGTACTTGGACCGTGGTCAATGGTACTGGAACCGTTACCAATCCAGCATCACCGACATCGGCTGTTACGGGTTTGACACCTGGCCAAAGCACTGCCTTGGTTTGGACGATCAGCAACGGACCTTGCACATCTACAAGGGATACTGTCGTCATTTTCAGAGATGTCGATCCTACCGTTGCCAATGCTGGCCCCGATCAATCAGTTTGTGACTCTGTGATAACCCTCGGCGGCAATGCCGCAGTCGTCGGAGCTGGAAACTGGACACTGATTGCCGGAACGGGCGCCATTTCGAATGCCGCCAATCCCAACTCCGCTGTAACTGGCCTCGGTGTCGGTGCAAACTCATTTGTCTGGACGATCACGAATGGCGTTTGCCTTTCCACATCTGACACGGTGACCTTCACGCGCGATGCGGTGGCTCCGGCAGCCCTTGCCGGTCCCGACAAGGACATCTGTGAGTCATTTACGACATTGACGGGGAATATTCCAGCCTACGGCCAAGGAACATGGACGATTTTGAGCGGATCAGGCGTTGTCACCACGCCCAATTCACCCAACTCAACCATCACCTCCATCAATACGGGGACCACAGTTTTGACTTGGACCATCAGCAACGGCACCTGTCCTCCAAAATCAGATACGATGGAGATTACCCGCAGTGCCTTGCCCAATCCACCTACAGTTACTGGCAATCAAGCGGTTTGTTATGGTGAATCCGTGACCCTGACTGGAAGCAGCACTGCGAATAACCCTTCCTACGTATGGTGGGACGCACCTGCGGGTGGCAATGCCATCGCGGGTGGGCCAACTTACACTTCACCTCCCCTGGCTTCGGCACTCGTCGTCTATCTTGAGGTCACCGATGGCACCACACAGTGCCCAAGTACGCGTACACAATACAACGTGAACGTCAATCCATTGCCCATCATCGCGCTTGGAAACGATACGACATTCTGCGACAGCGATTCGATCTGCTTGGATGCAGGCGCAGGCATGAACAGCTATCAGTGGAACAATGGTTCAACTTCCCGCATTGTTTGCACCAACCTTTCCGGTTTGTACTGGGTCGAAGTGTTGGATGGAAATGGATGCTTTGGAACAGATACTGTACAGTTGACTGCCGTCACCGCTCCCGTTGTAAGCTTGGGACCGGATTTGACACTTTGCAACGGCAATGCAAGCACGATTGGTGTGCCAAGTGTGCCTGGGGAAACCTACGCATGGAGCACGGGCGATACAACCCAATCCATTTCTGTGAGTGCAAATGGCACGTATACCATCACGGTAACCAACGGAATCGGCTGTTCCACTTCAGATGATGTGGTCGTCACAGCACTCGTCACACCGGGCGCCGGCTTCTCGATCGACACTTCCAATTGTCCTCAAATCACGTTCAACGACAATTCAACAAATGCTGTGAACTGGAGCTGGAGCTTTGGAGATGGATCCAATAGCACCACAACAAGCCCTAGTTACAGCTATCAGGCTTCAGGAAACGGTACCTATACCGTCACTTTGGTGGTTTCAGGACCTTGTGGGGCCGATACGACCACGCAGTCCATCACCATTGATTGTGTCGTCGGCATTTCCATGCCGAGCAACTTGTCGATCACGGTTTATCCAAACCCCAACGATGGCTTGTTCAAGGTAAGGTTCCAAGGACTCGAAGAACCTGCCTTCTTGAATGTATTCAATGAATTGGGACAGGAGGTTTATTCCAAAGAAGTCGAAGGTTGTACCGGCGAATGCGACGAAATGGTGAACCTGCAAGGTGCTGCCGCTGGCGTTTACTTTGCCAAAATCAAAGTTGGCGATGCCGTGGTTTCCAAGCGTGTGATCATTCGATAA